A genomic region of Streptococcus suis contains the following coding sequences:
- the rpoC gene encoding DNA-directed RNA polymerase subunit beta' codes for MVDVNRFKSMQITLASPSKVRSWSYGEVKKPETINYRTLKPERDGLFDEVIFGPTKDWECSCGKYKRIRYKGITCDRCGVEVTRAKVRRERMGHIELKAPISHIWYFKGIPSRMGLTLDMSPRALEEVIYFAAYVVIDPKDTPLEHKSIMTEREYRERLREYGYGSFVAKMGAEAIQDLLKQVDLPKEIAALKEELKTASGQKRIKAVRRLDVLDAFYKSGNKPEWMILNILPVIPPDLRPMVQLDGGRFAASDLNELYRRVINRNNRLARLLELNAPGIIVQNEKRMLQEAVDALIDNGRRGRPITGPGSRPLKSLSHMLKGKQGRFRQNLLGKRVDFSGRSVIAVGPTLKMYQCGVPREMAIELFKPFVMREIVARDIAGNVKAAKRLIERGDDRIWDILEEVIKEHPVLLNRAPTLHRLGIQAFEPVLIDGKALRLHPLVCEAYNADFDGDQMAIHVPLSEEAQAEARILMLAAEHILNPKDGKPVVTPSQDMVLGNYYLTMEDAGREGEGMVFKDADEAVMAYRNGYVHLHTRVGIATDSLDKPWKDNQKHKVMMTTVGKILFNAIMPEGLPYLQEPNNANLTEGTPDKYFLEPGSDIKAAIAELPINQPFKKKNLGNIIAEIFKRFRTTETSALLDRLKDLGYYHSTLAGLTVGIADIPVIDNKAEIIEESHERVEQIKKQFRRGMITDDERYAAVTDEWRSAKEKLEKRLVEKQDPKNPIVMMMDSGARGNISNFSQLAGMRGLMSAPNGRIMELPILSNFREGLSVLEMFFSTHGARKGMTDTALKTADSGYLTRRLVDVAQDVIIREDDCGTDRGLDIRSITDGKEMIEPLEERLQGRYTKKTVKHPETGAVIIGPNQLITEDIAREIVNAGVEQVTIRSVFTCNTRHGVCRHCYGINLATGDAVEVGEAVGTIAAQSIGEPGTQLTMRTFHTGGVASNSDITQGLPRVQEIFEARNPKGEAVITEVKGEVIAIEEDASTRTKKVFVKGKTGEGEYVVPFTARMKVEVGDQVARGAALTEGSIQPKRLLEVRDVLAVETYLLSEVQKVYRSQGVEIGDKHIEVMVRQMLRKVRVMDPGDTDLLMGTLMDITDFTDANAEVVIAGGIPATARPVLMGITKASLETNSFLSAASFQETTRVLTDAAIRGKRDNLLGLKENVIIGKIIPAGTGMARYRNLEPQAINEVEIIEDTVAEELAAEAELAAVTE; via the coding sequence GTGGTTGACGTAAATCGATTTAAAAGTATGCAAATCACGTTAGCTTCACCAAGTAAGGTTCGTTCATGGTCTTACGGTGAGGTTAAAAAACCTGAAACAATCAACTATCGGACACTTAAACCAGAACGTGATGGACTCTTTGATGAAGTCATCTTTGGTCCAACAAAAGACTGGGAGTGTTCATGTGGTAAATACAAGCGTATCCGTTATAAAGGGATTACTTGTGACCGCTGTGGTGTTGAAGTAACTCGTGCAAAAGTACGTCGTGAACGTATGGGACACATTGAGTTGAAAGCACCAATTTCACACATTTGGTATTTCAAAGGGATTCCAAGTCGTATGGGCTTGACCTTGGATATGAGCCCACGTGCCTTGGAAGAAGTTATCTACTTCGCAGCTTACGTGGTGATCGATCCGAAAGATACACCGCTTGAGCACAAGTCAATCATGACTGAGCGCGAGTACCGTGAGCGTTTGCGTGAATATGGTTATGGTTCATTCGTTGCTAAAATGGGTGCAGAAGCCATTCAAGACCTCTTGAAACAAGTCGATCTTCCAAAAGAAATCGCAGCTTTGAAAGAAGAATTGAAAACAGCTTCTGGTCAAAAACGCATTAAAGCAGTGCGTCGCTTGGATGTATTGGATGCCTTCTATAAATCTGGTAACAAGCCTGAGTGGATGATTCTCAACATCCTTCCAGTTATTCCACCAGATTTGCGTCCGATGGTTCAGTTGGATGGTGGCCGTTTTGCCGCATCTGACTTGAACGAACTCTACCGCCGTGTTATCAACCGTAACAACCGTTTGGCTCGTCTCTTGGAACTTAATGCTCCAGGAATTATCGTACAAAACGAAAAACGTATGCTCCAAGAAGCTGTGGATGCTTTGATTGACAACGGTCGCCGTGGTCGTCCAATCACAGGACCAGGTAGCCGTCCGCTTAAATCACTCAGCCACATGCTTAAAGGTAAGCAAGGACGTTTCCGTCAAAACTTGCTTGGTAAGCGTGTTGACTTCTCAGGACGTTCCGTTATCGCCGTTGGTCCAACGCTAAAAATGTACCAATGTGGTGTGCCACGTGAAATGGCAATCGAGCTCTTCAAACCGTTTGTTATGCGCGAAATCGTTGCCCGTGATATTGCTGGCAACGTAAAAGCGGCAAAACGTTTGATTGAACGTGGAGATGATCGTATCTGGGATATTTTGGAAGAAGTGATCAAAGAACACCCAGTTCTTTTGAACCGCGCACCTACCCTTCACCGTTTGGGTATCCAGGCTTTTGAGCCAGTTCTGATCGACGGTAAAGCCCTTCGTTTGCACCCGCTTGTCTGTGAAGCCTACAATGCCGACTTTGACGGTGACCAGATGGCGATTCACGTTCCATTGTCAGAAGAAGCACAAGCAGAAGCACGTATCCTTATGCTTGCGGCAGAACACATCCTTAACCCTAAAGATGGTAAACCAGTCGTAACACCATCTCAGGATATGGTTTTGGGTAACTACTACTTGACCATGGAAGATGCTGGTCGTGAAGGTGAAGGTATGGTCTTCAAGGATGCGGATGAGGCTGTTATGGCTTACCGCAATGGCTATGTTCACTTGCATACTCGTGTTGGTATCGCAACAGATAGCCTTGATAAACCTTGGAAAGACAACCAAAAACACAAGGTCATGATGACAACTGTCGGAAAAATCTTGTTCAACGCGATTATGCCAGAAGGTCTTCCATACTTGCAAGAGCCAAACAATGCTAACTTGACAGAAGGAACCCCTGATAAATACTTCTTGGAACCAGGATCAGATATCAAGGCTGCTATTGCAGAATTGCCAATCAACCAACCATTCAAGAAGAAAAATCTTGGAAACATCATCGCTGAAATCTTCAAGCGTTTCCGTACAACTGAAACATCAGCCCTGCTTGACCGTTTGAAAGACTTGGGTTATTATCACTCAACACTCGCTGGTTTGACAGTGGGTATTGCTGATATTCCGGTCATCGACAACAAGGCTGAAATCATTGAAGAATCTCACGAACGTGTAGAACAAATCAAGAAACAATTCCGTCGTGGTATGATTACTGACGATGAGCGTTATGCAGCTGTTACAGATGAATGGCGTTCAGCTAAGGAAAAATTGGAAAAACGTCTGGTTGAAAAACAAGATCCGAAGAACCCAATCGTTATGATGATGGACTCCGGTGCCCGTGGTAACATTTCCAACTTCTCCCAGTTGGCCGGTATGCGTGGTCTGATGTCAGCTCCTAACGGACGTATCATGGAATTGCCTATCTTGTCTAACTTCCGAGAAGGTCTTTCTGTATTGGAAATGTTCTTCTCAACTCACGGTGCCCGTAAGGGTATGACGGATACGGCCTTGAAGACAGCCGACTCAGGTTACTTGACTCGTCGTTTGGTTGACGTTGCCCAAGACGTTATTATCCGTGAAGACGACTGTGGAACAGACCGTGGTCTTGACATCCGTTCTATCACAGATGGCAAGGAAATGATTGAGCCACTTGAAGAGCGTTTGCAAGGTCGTTACACTAAGAAAACTGTTAAACATCCTGAAACAGGTGCCGTTATCATTGGTCCAAACCAATTGATTACGGAAGATATTGCCCGTGAAATTGTCAATGCAGGTGTTGAACAAGTAACCATCCGTAGCGTATTTACATGTAACACTCGTCACGGTGTCTGCCGTCATTGTTACGGTATCAACTTGGCAACAGGTGATGCGGTTGAAGTGGGTGAAGCAGTCGGTACGATTGCAGCTCAATCTATCGGTGAACCTGGTACACAGCTTACGATGCGTACCTTCCACACGGGTGGTGTAGCCTCAAACAGCGATATTACGCAGGGTCTTCCTCGTGTCCAAGAGATCTTTGAAGCCCGTAATCCGAAAGGGGAAGCGGTTATCACTGAGGTTAAAGGTGAAGTTATCGCTATTGAAGAAGATGCTTCTACTCGTACCAAGAAAGTCTTTGTTAAAGGTAAAACTGGCGAAGGCGAATATGTGGTTCCATTTACAGCCCGTATGAAGGTTGAAGTTGGTGACCAAGTTGCGCGTGGAGCAGCCCTTACCGAAGGTTCTATCCAACCAAAACGCTTGCTTGAAGTCCGTGATGTCTTGGCGGTTGAAACTTACCTTCTTTCTGAAGTTCAAAAAGTTTACCGTAGCCAGGGTGTAGAAATCGGCGACAAGCACATCGAGGTAATGGTTCGCCAAATGCTTCGTAAAGTTCGTGTCATGGATCCAGGAGATACAGATCTTCTCATGGGTACCCTCATGGATATTACCGACTTTACAGATGCCAATGCGGAAGTGGTTATCGCTGGTGGTATTCCGGCAACAGCTCGTCCAGTTCTTATGGGTATCACAAAAGCGTCCCTTGAAACCAACTCATTCTTGTCTGCCGCATCCTTCCAAGAAACAACTCGCGTTCTTACAGATGCAGCCATTCGTGGTAAACGCGATAACCTTCTCGGTCTTAAAGAGAATGTTATTATCGGTAAGATTATCCCAGCAGGTACAGGTATGGCCCGCTACCGTAATCTAGAACCACAAGCCATCAATGAAGTTGAAATCATTGAAGACACAGTCGCTGAAGAACTTGCAGCAGAAGCAGAACTTGCTGCAGTAACTGAGTAA
- a CDS encoding DUF1033 family protein, whose product MYQVIKMYGDFEPWWFLDGWEEDVTSRAAFDRYEDALNAFQKEWVRLSEDFPMKKSKNGTMVAFWDESDQHWCEECDEYLQRYHSLMLVEARENLPAGFATKPVQQPRVRPCKLRQGKCVNYDS is encoded by the coding sequence ATGTATCAAGTTATTAAAATGTATGGAGATTTTGAACCCTGGTGGTTCTTAGATGGTTGGGAAGAGGATGTTACCAGTAGGGCAGCTTTTGATCGCTATGAGGATGCACTGAATGCCTTTCAAAAAGAGTGGGTACGGCTATCAGAGGATTTTCCAATGAAGAAAAGTAAGAATGGAACGATGGTGGCTTTTTGGGATGAATCAGACCAGCATTGGTGTGAGGAATGCGATGAATATTTGCAGCGGTATCATTCGCTGATGTTGGTAGAAGCGAGAGAAAATTTACCTGCAGGGTTTGCTACTAAACCGGTGCAACAACCGCGAGTTCGCCCTTGCAAGCTAAGACAAGGAAAATGTGTCAACTATGATTCATAA
- a CDS encoding S66 peptidase family protein: MKKLKKDDHIRVVSPSSSIERIGGFEANLTAKEKLEDLGFKLTFSEHYFENDIFDSAPIASRVADLEVAFADESVDAILTTIGGVNCNELLPYLDFDLIARHPKIFCGYSDTTALLNAIYAKTGMQTYMGPAYSSFKMVQAQEYQTEAWLKAVTQDSYDLIPSPEWSSDAWYLPDAPRTFYPTEWKVYNPGQASGIAIGGNISTLNLLTGTEFAPRPDKYILFLEEAEDDDYLIIARHLTALLQAYPNPQALVFGRFPKETKMTQEIFLAILDKHPILKKVPVLYDLDFAHTQPLFTITIGGQVELDTEAFSIRFS, encoded by the coding sequence ATGAAAAAATTAAAAAAAGACGACCACATACGCGTAGTCAGTCCCTCTTCATCTATTGAAAGAATCGGTGGTTTTGAGGCCAATCTTACCGCCAAGGAAAAATTAGAAGACCTGGGCTTCAAACTCACTTTCTCAGAACATTATTTTGAAAACGATATTTTTGATTCGGCTCCGATTGCCAGTCGTGTTGCGGACTTGGAAGTAGCCTTTGCGGATGAGTCGGTCGATGCCATTCTGACAACCATTGGCGGTGTCAACTGCAACGAACTGCTGCCTTATCTGGATTTTGACCTAATCGCCCGCCATCCGAAAATTTTCTGCGGTTATTCGGATACGACCGCCCTGCTCAATGCCATTTACGCCAAGACAGGCATGCAAACCTACATGGGTCCAGCTTATTCAAGCTTTAAAATGGTGCAAGCCCAAGAGTATCAAACAGAAGCCTGGCTCAAGGCCGTGACACAAGATTCCTATGACCTGATTCCGAGTCCTGAATGGTCTAGCGACGCCTGGTACCTACCAGACGCCCCTCGCACCTTTTACCCAACAGAATGGAAAGTATATAATCCAGGCCAGGCCTCTGGTATTGCCATCGGCGGAAACATCTCAACCCTCAATCTACTGACTGGGACAGAGTTTGCTCCCAGACCAGACAAATATATTCTATTTTTAGAAGAGGCGGAAGACGACGATTATCTCATTATCGCTCGTCATTTGACAGCTCTTCTACAAGCCTATCCAAATCCCCAAGCCCTTGTCTTCGGTCGTTTTCCTAAGGAGACCAAGATGACCCAGGAGATTTTCTTGGCGATTTTGGACAAGCACCCTATTCTCAAAAAAGTTCCTGTTCTCTACGATTTGGACTTTGCCCATACCCAGCCTCTGTTTACCATTACCATCGGTGGTCAAGTGGAGCTCGACACCGAAGCCTTTTCTATCAGATTCAGCTAA
- the comGA gene encoding competence type IV pilus ATPase ComGA, translating to MIQEKARKMIEEAVADRVSDIYLVPRGQGYQVYHRIMDEREFVQDVAEEEVTAIISHFKFLAGLNVGEKRRSQQGSCDYDYGSGEISLRLSTVGDYRGKESLVIRLLYDNDKELKFWFEAAERLAEEIKGRGLYLFSGPVGSGKTTLMYHLARLKFPDKQILTIEDPVEIKQEDMLQLQLNEAIGATYDNLIKLSLRHRPDLLIIGEIRDAETARAVIRASLTGATVFSTVHARSISGVYARMLELGVSPEELNNALQGIAYQRLIGGGGVVDFAKGNYQNHSADQWNAQIDRLFAAGHISLRQAETEKIAFGSPA from the coding sequence ATGATTCAAGAAAAAGCAAGAAAGATGATTGAAGAGGCAGTGGCAGATAGGGTCAGTGATATTTATCTGGTTCCTCGTGGTCAGGGCTATCAAGTCTATCATCGCATCATGGATGAACGGGAGTTTGTGCAAGACGTGGCTGAAGAGGAAGTGACAGCCATTATCAGCCATTTCAAGTTTTTAGCAGGTTTAAATGTTGGTGAAAAACGCCGTAGCCAGCAGGGTTCCTGTGACTATGATTATGGTAGCGGAGAGATTTCACTTCGCTTATCAACTGTCGGTGATTATCGTGGTAAGGAAAGTTTGGTTATCCGCCTGCTCTATGACAATGACAAGGAACTCAAGTTCTGGTTTGAGGCGGCCGAGCGACTTGCAGAAGAAATCAAGGGACGAGGGCTCTACCTTTTTTCGGGTCCAGTCGGCTCTGGTAAGACCACACTTATGTACCATCTTGCCAGGCTGAAATTCCCAGACAAGCAGATTTTGACCATCGAGGATCCTGTCGAAATCAAACAGGAGGACATGCTGCAACTCCAGCTCAATGAAGCCATCGGAGCCACCTACGACAATCTGATCAAACTGTCCCTCCGCCATCGACCAGACTTGCTCATCATCGGAGAGATTCGGGATGCGGAAACCGCTCGAGCAGTCATTCGAGCCAGTCTGACGGGAGCTACCGTTTTCTCAACAGTTCATGCAAGGTCTATTTCAGGAGTCTATGCCCGTATGTTAGAACTAGGTGTCAGCCCTGAGGAGTTAAATAATGCCCTTCAAGGCATTGCCTATCAACGTTTGATTGGGGGAGGAGGTGTAGTAGATTTTGCAAAGGGAAATTACCAAAACCATTCCGCAGACCAGTGGAATGCGCAAATTGATCGCCTTTTTGCAGCAGGACATATCAGTCTTCGGCAGGCAGAAACAGAAAAAATTGCCTTTGGATCGCCAGCGTAA
- the comGB gene encoding competence type IV pilus assembly protein ComGB, translated as MRKLIAFLQQDISVFGRQKQKKLPLDRQRKVIELFNNLFASGFHLGEIVDFLKRSQLLADPYTQVLSDGLLAGKPFSSLLADLRFSDAVVTQVALAEVHGNTSLSLSHIQSYLKNVSKVRKKLIEVATYPIILLGFLLLIMLGLKNYLLPQLEEGNAATMLINHLPTIFLSLCGLSLVAVLAGLVWFRKTNKIRVFSCLAALPFFGKLIQTYLTAYYAREWGSLIGQGLDLPQIVGLMQEQQSQLFREIGQDLEQSLSNGQSFHEHIKTYAFFKRELSLIVEYGQVKSKLGGELTVYAAECWEDFFSRVNRAMQLIQPLVFLFVALMVVLIYAAMLLPIYQNMEL; from the coding sequence ATGCGCAAATTGATCGCCTTTTTGCAGCAGGACATATCAGTCTTCGGCAGGCAGAAACAGAAAAAATTGCCTTTGGATCGCCAGCGTAAGGTCATTGAGCTTTTCAATAATCTTTTTGCTAGTGGTTTTCATTTGGGGGAAATTGTTGATTTCCTCAAACGCAGTCAGCTTCTGGCAGATCCCTATACCCAGGTCTTGTCAGACGGGCTGTTAGCAGGCAAACCCTTTTCAAGTTTGCTGGCAGATTTGCGGTTTTCAGATGCGGTGGTCACGCAGGTGGCACTGGCAGAAGTTCATGGCAATACCAGCCTGAGTTTGAGCCATATCCAGTCCTATTTGAAAAATGTCAGCAAGGTTCGTAAAAAACTGATTGAGGTGGCGACCTATCCGATTATCTTACTAGGTTTTCTGCTCTTGATTATGCTGGGTTTGAAAAATTACCTTCTGCCCCAGTTGGAGGAAGGCAATGCAGCGACTATGCTAATTAACCATTTGCCGACCATCTTTTTATCCCTCTGTGGACTTAGTTTGGTGGCGGTCTTGGCTGGTCTTGTTTGGTTTCGCAAAACCAACAAAATCAGGGTCTTTTCCTGCTTAGCAGCTCTGCCATTTTTCGGAAAACTCATCCAAACCTATCTGACGGCCTATTACGCCAGGGAGTGGGGGAGTTTGATTGGGCAAGGCTTGGACCTGCCGCAGATTGTGGGTTTGATGCAGGAGCAGCAATCGCAGCTCTTTCGAGAGATTGGACAGGACCTGGAGCAGTCGCTTTCCAATGGTCAGAGTTTTCACGAACACATTAAGACCTATGCCTTTTTTAAGCGGGAGCTGAGTTTGATTGTCGAGTATGGTCAGGTCAAGTCCAAGTTGGGTGGCGAGTTGACAGTCTATGCAGCCGAGTGCTGGGAGGACTTTTTCTCTCGGGTCAATAGAGCCATGCAGCTGATTCAACCGCTGGTCTTTCTCTTTGTGGCCTTAATGGTCGTTCTCATCTACGCAGCCATGTTGCTGCCGATTTATCAAAATATGGAGTTGTAA
- the comGC gene encoding competence type IV pilus major pilin ComGC, whose protein sequence is MKKLIEMKVKGFTLVEMLVVLGIISLLLLLFVPNLSKQKDAIQKKGDAAVVKVVESQMELYELEYDKEATVEDLQKAGYITPKQAEQYATAKK, encoded by the coding sequence ATGAAAAAATTAATTGAAATGAAGGTAAAAGGGTTCACTCTGGTGGAAATGTTAGTCGTTTTGGGAATTATCAGCCTGCTCTTGCTCCTCTTTGTGCCAAATTTGAGCAAGCAGAAGGATGCTATTCAGAAGAAGGGGGATGCTGCGGTTGTCAAAGTAGTGGAGAGTCAGATGGAGCTCTATGAATTGGAATATGATAAGGAAGCAACGGTGGAGGACTTGCAAAAGGCTGGTTATATTACGCCAAAACAAGCGGAGCAGTATGCTACGGCGAAAAAATAA
- the comGD gene encoding competence type IV pilus minor pilin ComGD, protein MLRRKNKAFTLFESLLTLFVVSFLAVSLSGTVQTAFQSVQEEIFLWEFEGIYKDSQKLAASSHQTVSLAIGGQEVTNGYQAVQVPRNVEVLEGKTITFEENGGNSSLAKIRFRLSRKTVTYQLYIGSGRYKKTEE, encoded by the coding sequence ATGCTACGGCGAAAAAATAAGGCCTTCACCCTGTTTGAAAGTCTGCTGACCTTGTTTGTTGTCAGTTTTTTAGCTGTTTCTTTATCAGGAACGGTGCAAACGGCCTTTCAGTCTGTTCAAGAAGAGATTTTTCTCTGGGAATTTGAGGGCATCTATAAAGACAGTCAGAAACTGGCAGCTAGTTCCCACCAAACAGTGAGTCTAGCTATCGGTGGACAGGAGGTTACCAATGGTTATCAGGCTGTACAGGTACCCAGAAATGTAGAAGTATTGGAAGGGAAGACCATCACATTTGAAGAAAATGGTGGAAATTCTTCTCTGGCCAAGATTCGTTTTCGGCTTAGTCGAAAGACAGTCACGTATCAATTATATATAGGGAGTGGTCGCTATAAGAAAACAGAAGAATAA
- the comGE gene encoding competence type IV pilus minor pilin ComGE translates to MVAIRKQKNKAYILLESLVALATLVTICSLILSAVDAGRRRQAWELEQQEVLNLAQMAVQTEQDNLALNGVTVQVQRTADKIIVFHEGKEVLSVVKK, encoded by the coding sequence GTGGTCGCTATAAGAAAACAGAAGAATAAGGCTTATATTTTGCTAGAAAGTCTGGTTGCCCTTGCGACCCTAGTGACCATTTGCAGTTTGATTTTATCAGCTGTGGATGCAGGTCGTAGGCGACAGGCTTGGGAATTGGAACAACAGGAGGTTCTCAATCTAGCACAGATGGCTGTTCAGACCGAGCAAGATAACTTAGCCTTAAACGGTGTTACAGTTCAGGTTCAACGAACAGCGGATAAGATCATTGTTTTCCACGAGGGAAAGGAGGTTTTATCGGTTGTTAAAAAGTAA
- the comGF gene encoding competence type IV pilus minor pilin ComGF translates to MLKSKIPAFTLLECLVALVILSGSLLVFEGLSKLLVQEAHYQGQTVQKEWLVFSSQLRSEWDQADLVKVENGKVYVDKGGQALAFGKSRSDDFRKTNDRGQGYQPMLYQVDSAAISQENQLVRIDFSFKNGEERTFIYAFKEKS, encoded by the coding sequence TTGTTAAAAAGTAAAATTCCTGCTTTTACTCTCTTGGAATGCTTGGTAGCCTTAGTCATTCTTTCAGGTAGTCTTCTGGTCTTTGAAGGCTTGTCAAAACTGCTGGTCCAAGAAGCGCATTATCAAGGTCAGACCGTTCAAAAGGAATGGTTGGTCTTCTCTAGTCAATTGCGGTCGGAGTGGGATCAGGCTGACTTGGTCAAGGTTGAAAATGGCAAGGTCTATGTTGATAAGGGTGGTCAGGCTTTGGCCTTTGGTAAGTCACGGTCGGATGATTTTCGGAAAACAAATGACAGGGGACAGGGCTACCAGCCCATGCTCTATCAGGTGGACAGCGCAGCTATTTCCCAAGAAAACCAGCTGGTGCGCATCGACTTTAGTTTTAAAAACGGAGAGGAGCGGACCTTTATCTATGCTTTTAAAGAAAAAAGTTAA
- the comGG gene encoding competence type IV pilus minor pilin ComGG, producing MLLKKKVKAGILLYALLMLAVFSLLLQFYLHRQEAESRLVQVVRQEATAYIMAQMVLDKVEQDLQVEKIVTGAVVNEKEANLTTGSKQKEDGGRVSFQEGQARYQLKGDQLLVAVELTSDGLYTYQFPVKIVPEGSG from the coding sequence ATGCTTTTAAAGAAAAAAGTTAAGGCGGGCATCCTGCTCTATGCCCTTTTGATGCTGGCGGTTTTTAGTCTTTTGCTTCAGTTTTATCTCCACCGCCAAGAAGCTGAGAGTCGCTTGGTTCAGGTGGTAAGGCAAGAAGCGACGGCCTACATCATGGCTCAGATGGTCTTGGACAAAGTCGAGCAGGACCTCCAAGTAGAAAAAATAGTTACAGGAGCGGTAGTGAATGAAAAGGAAGCAAATTTAACCACAGGTTCTAAGCAGAAGGAGGATGGAGGAAGGGTCTCCTTTCAAGAGGGACAGGCTCGTTATCAACTTAAAGGTGACCAACTATTGGTTGCAGTTGAGTTAACAAGTGATGGTCTGTATACCTATCAATTTCCGGTTAAAATAGTACCCGAGGGGAGTGGCTAG
- a CDS encoding class I SAM-dependent methyltransferase — protein MNFEKIEQAYDLLLENVQTIQNQLGTNIYDAMIEQNAAYVAGQHETDLVVNNNKTLKQLDLTKEEWRRAFQFLLIKANQTEPMQYNHQFTPDSIGFILSFLVDQLVSTSKVTVLEIGSGTGNLAQTILNASQKELDYLGIEVDDLLIDLSASIADVMQADISFAQGDAVRPQILKESQVILGDLPIGYYPDDQIASRYQVASPNEHTYAHHLLMEQSLKYLEKDGFAILLAPNDLLTSPQSDLLKGWLQEQANIVAMIALPPNLFGKAAMAKSIFVLQKKAARPLAPFVYPLQSLQEPEAIQKFMLNFKNWKQENAI, from the coding sequence ATGAATTTTGAAAAGATCGAACAGGCTTACGACCTGCTATTAGAAAACGTACAGACTATCCAAAACCAGCTAGGCACCAATATCTACGATGCCATGATTGAGCAAAATGCTGCTTACGTAGCTGGTCAGCATGAGACAGATCTTGTTGTCAATAATAACAAGACCTTGAAACAACTAGATTTAACCAAGGAAGAATGGCGTCGTGCCTTCCAATTCCTGCTCATCAAGGCCAATCAGACTGAACCCATGCAGTATAATCACCAGTTCACACCAGACTCTATCGGATTTATCCTATCTTTTCTAGTGGACCAACTAGTATCTACTTCCAAGGTGACGGTTCTGGAAATTGGTTCGGGGACAGGCAATCTAGCTCAGACCATTCTCAACGCCAGCCAGAAAGAATTAGATTACTTGGGGATTGAAGTGGACGACCTCTTGATTGATTTGTCGGCAAGTATTGCGGATGTCATGCAGGCAGATATTTCTTTTGCTCAGGGAGATGCGGTACGTCCGCAGATTTTGAAGGAAAGTCAAGTGATTTTGGGAGATTTGCCTATTGGCTACTATCCAGATGACCAGATTGCCAGCCGTTATCAGGTTGCCAGCCCAAATGAACATACCTACGCCCATCATTTACTCATGGAACAGTCCCTCAAATATCTGGAAAAGGATGGATTCGCTATTCTCTTGGCTCCAAATGATTTGTTGACTAGTCCGCAAAGCGATTTACTGAAAGGCTGGTTACAGGAGCAAGCCAATATCGTTGCCATGATTGCCCTGCCACCAAATCTCTTTGGGAAGGCTGCTATGGCCAAGTCTATTTTTGTCTTGCAAAAGAAAGCTGCAAGACCGTTGGCGCCGTTTGTTTATCCCTTACAAAGTCTTCAAGAACCAGAAGCTATTCAGAAGTTCATGCTCAATTTCAAAAATTGGAAGCAAGAGAATGCAATTTAA